A part of Apostichopus japonicus isolate 1M-3 chromosome 10, ASM3797524v1, whole genome shotgun sequence genomic DNA contains:
- the LOC139975265 gene encoding annetocin receptor-like — MAMNGDVTTTELPVTTDARNPGVIIVSLLLILVGIIGITGNSLVIIVLLKIIKRHKRNQTYWLIGNQSAADMFSSVQMILIQIESLVENWQTPTESLGGKVYCFLWTTKIFMFGSFVVSSFNLTILSLERYFAVVHPQIYITKLRQSFCYIGVTAWLYAPVMQYMTVGLHFKYNDGICVYERGSPILGVMLFFWEYFIPVSIMTFCFFQVSRKFGELNHIQVTWRSEQSGSTPREVVAFPASEKTPSSSHADNVVEITTEEEKPATSAEGQHEPFDAQCATVVRSGNNDDDHADVVCTTQGQTNVKSRTDKLTKCPQTPISLQRRNTTLTLFTVYIAYILCWTLNQFSFLVYNLGGPLNFDGVYYRFALIMATSNSCINVFIYAFRFKMFQQGIISLFRRT; from the coding sequence ATGGCTATGAACGGTGATGTTACAACAACCGAGTTACCTGTAACTACGGACGCTCGTAACCCTGGGGTGATCATTGTATCTTTATTATTGATTCTTGTCGGAATTATTGGTATAACTGGAAATTCCCTGGTGATCATTGTTCtactgaaaataataaaacgTCACAAACGGAACCAGACATATTGGCTGATCGGCAACCAGTCAGCTGCAGATATGTTTTCTTCAGTTCAAATGATACTTATTCAAATCGAAAGCTTGGTAGAAAACTGGCAAACTCCGACAGAATCATTAGGAGGAAAAGTATACTGTTTTCTTTGGACAACTAAGATTTTTATGTTCGGTAGTTTTGTAGTGTCTTCCTTTAATTTAACTATTCTATCTTTGGAAAGATATTTTGCGGTCGTACACCCACAAATCTATATAACGAAATTAAGGCAATCTTTTTGTTACATCGGGGTTACGGCGTGGTTGTACGCGCCAGTCATGCAGTACATGACCGTGGGGTTGCACTTCAAATATAACGACGGCATTTGCGTTTACGAACGAGGCAGTCCAATTTTAGGGGTGATGCTCTTCTTTTGGGAATACTTTATCCCAGTCAGCATTATGACGTTTTGCTTCTTCCAAGTGAGTCGCAAGTTTGGAGAACTGAATCATATACAAGTTACATGGAGAAGTGAACAATCCGGAAGTACTCCCAGAGAAGTGGTTGCGTTCCCTGCATCAGAGAAGACGCCATCTTCTTCTCACGCTGATAATGTAGTTGAAATAACAACCGAAGAAGAAAAACCGGCAACATCTGCTGAGGGTCAACATGAACCGTTTGATGCGCAATGCGCTACAGTCGTGCGCAGTGGCAACAACGACGATGATCATGCCGACGTGGTGTGCACTACACAAGGGCAAACGAATGTGAAATCGCGGACCGATAAATTAACGAAATGTCCTCAAACGCCGATTTCTCTTCAAAGGCGAAATACAACACTGACTTTATTTACAGTTTACATTGCATACATTTTATGCTGGACATTAAATCaattttctttccttgtttATAATTTGGGAGGACCTTTAAACTTTGATGGTGTGTATTATCGCTTTGCTCTTATAATGGCGACCTCAAATAGTTGCATCAACGTTTTCATTTATGCATTTCGTTTTAAAATGTTCCAACAAGGAATAATCTCACTATTTAGAAGAACTTAA